CCAGCTGGGAGACGGTGATCCGCTGCCCGCCGACCACGGCCGCCGCGCCAGGATGCGCGTCGTTGCCGCAGGCGGTGAGCAGGGGCGCCGCTGCGGCGATCGCGGCGGTGAGGACGAGCGCGGTGCGACGGCGGCGGTGCAAGGGGACCTCCCGAGGAGATTGTGCGACGGTGCACAAAGTCTTGCGGTGATCGATGGTAGGCAGTGGCCAGGCTCTGGCCAACCCATTCGACCAACGATTCACCGGGACTTCCGGCACCGCCGCGCCGCCCCGGCGCTGCCGTCAGCCGCGGACCTGCCCCAGCCACTGCAGCGTCCTGCGGATCTCCGCGCCGAGCGGGTGGCCGGGCCCGTGGGTGCGCTCCACGTCGTGCAGCAGCCGGGCCAGGGTGTCGTGGGCGGCGCCGCGGTCGCCGAGGGCGAGCAGGAGGTGGCCGATGCGGCGGCGGATGTCGTGCGCGAGCTCGGGGCCGCCGGCGGCGACGTACTGGTTCTCGTAGTACGGCAGCACGGCCCGGTACTCGGCGAGCGCCGCGGCCGGCTCGCCCAGCTGTTCGAGGCATTGGGCGGCCTCGTAGCGGAAGCGCAGGGACTGCGGGTCGGCCTGGCCCGCCTCGGCGGCGCGTTCGTCGGCGAGGCGGCGCAGCTCGGGCAGGGCGCGCCGGAACTGGCCGTCGTCCAGGAGGGTGGCCGCGTACTGCTTGCGCAGGGTGCGCACGACCGGGGAGTGCTCGCCGTGCTGTTCGGCGGCGGCGGGCAGGATCGCGCCGAGGATGTCGACGGCCTGGGTGATGCGGCCCTCGCCGAGGAGCCGCTTGACCTCGTCGATAGCGCGGGCGATGTCCGTCTTCCCGGCGGTTCCGGCTGTCCCGGCGACGGGCGCGGCGGGCGGCGCGGGCTGGGGCGCCGGGGTGCGGGCCCGGTCCGGCCAGGGGGCGTGCGGGCGCAGGAACGGGCGGGTGGGGTCGAGGGCTGCCCCGGTGGGTGCCCCGCGCGCGGGCAGGAGCTGCTCCAGGTGCTCGTAGACCTCCTGCGCGGAGGCGGGCCGGTGCTGCGGGTCCTTGGCGAGCAGGCGCAGGACGAGGGTCTCCAGGGCTTCGGGGACCTCGGGGCGGATGCGGCGCACGGGCAGCGGGGGCT
This genomic stretch from Streptomyces sp. Go-475 harbors:
- a CDS encoding serine/threonine-protein kinase, whose amino-acid sequence is MSALVGQGGMGQVWTAYDQRLDRRVAVKLLRPDKVAGQDAEELRRCFVRECRVTAQVDHPGLVTVHDAGSEGEELFLVMQYVDGADLSDHLAEHDPYPWPWAVAVAAQLCAVLSAVHAVPIVHRDLKPRNVMVKQDGTVTVLDLGVASVMDADTTRLTHTGTPIGSPAYMAPEQAMGGAVGPYTDLYALGVVLHELLSGDVPFSGSTALGVLHRHLYEPPLPVRRIRPEVPEALETLVLRLLAKDPQHRPASAQEVYEHLEQLLPARGAPTGAALDPTRPFLRPHAPWPDRARTPAPQPAPPAAPVAGTAGTAGKTDIARAIDEVKRLLGEGRITQAVDILGAILPAAAEQHGEHSPVVRTLRKQYAATLLDDGQFRRALPELRRLADERAAEAGQADPQSLRFRYEAAQCLEQLGEPAAALAEYRAVLPYYENQYVAAGGPELAHDIRRRIGHLLLALGDRGAAHDTLARLLHDVERTHGPGHPLGAEIRRTLQWLGQVRG